AAACAAGTTGATACATTATTTAGTTCAAGTTGATGCTGCTATAAATTGTTAACCCATCTGTTGTTTCGGATATTAGGCGTTTATCTTCTTATGTATAGTCCTGTAAGTTTGTTCTTATTTCTAGAGAAGCCAATAGTGAGGCAGATTCTCTAGCCAGGAAGGCCCTGTCAATGCAGTGTATGACAGTGTGGCCAAATTCCACTCCGGGGCTCAAGGAGCCTTGTATCTCTGTAGCCACAAGCTCTTCACTTGCTTATCAATGAATtatcctttaccaaaaaaaaataaaaataattgttaacCCATCTAATTAGGTTTAGATTTCAAAAACCTAATTGTACAGCAAAAGAGAGTATTAAGAAGCCCATTTCGCTGATCCGTGCGAAGTGGATTGATCTGATTGCTTCAACTGCTTCCAAAATAGAATGGGTGAATTAGAAGCATGACTAGGTGACTGTTACATTGggtatgtttgtttttttgggtaaatgatTGGGTATGGTTACTGGTTTGGGGTATAGAAAGAATATGATTTGATTGTCTGAACATTTAGAAGTTTTATTAACAGTAGGAGAATATGTAGTTAAGAACAACTAATATATGATGAACTAAGAGTCATCTAAAGTCAAGTGTTTGTCACATGTGTTACAATGTCTGATATTGCCTTGATTTTAAACATGGAATATCCTTGTTACTTTGGCTGAAAGTCCAGAAACCTCCCCACTCAGTTCCCATTTTATCATTATTTAATTGGAGAACTACCTTTTATGTTTTACTTCGTTTCTGTGGTGTTGGTTCTCTTGTATGGGTAACTCCCCCATTTAGTGTCATCTTTTGCTGGAGAAATTTTATGATCTGCTTAAGTTTTGCTAGTAGTTGTAATATATTAGCTGTGCTTGCAGCAACTTAAGGAGATTCTGGCAAAACAGGCTGAGTTGGGTGTTGAAGTTGCGGAAATTCCTCCAAACTATCTATCCGAGTTTGATACACAGGTTTGTGGaagggaggaggagaaaaaggTCCATATGGAGAAAAAGGTCCAAATTAAGAATCGGAGATCCCGGAACAAGTATGGTAAAAGAGGAAAATGTGGTAAAGACAGTTCTTCTACCGTGCCTGCTTCAATGATGAGACAGCCAACCCTTTTGCAGAAGCTTCTAAGTGCAGAGATAAAGAGAGATAAGAGTTATCTGCTGCAGGCTTTCAGGTTCATGATGCTGAATTCTTTCTTTAAAGATTGGCCTGAGAAGCCTTTGATATTCCCCTCAGTTACAGTTagagagatgggttttgagGGTCAGGCTTTTGAGGATTCTTCAGAGCAGGGAAATAATGGTGTTTATAAGGTTCTTGAGAATTCCAATGTTGAGGAATTTGAGGGTCCAAAATATCATACTGCTGCATATGACGATGGTGATAAAAATGATTGTGATAACAGTGATCCTGAAAAGGAAATGTTTCACCAGTATGTCGGGGAAGCTAAGCATGATATGATGGAGGACGCTGAGAAGTCCGAGCCAGAAGAAGGAGAGATTATAGATTAGGACGAAGTTTTCATTGTACATACAAATTTTAGTTTACATAAGACAAAAGATTTATGCTAAAGTGGTTCAAAATGACAAATTGATGTTGTAGATATTGGGGGCTTGAATTGTTGTAGCCAAACAGCAGACAGTTTTAGATGTTAGTAGCAGCCGTGTGTTTAATGTTGTTCCCTTATAAGAGCTCTTGGATTGCTAAATTGCTTTATGTTTAGTTCTTTTGTCAATCCTTAGTTTGCTTGCCACCATTGTTAGTAACTTGTTAAGCATGTTTTACATTTGCAGAAACAAAAGATCTTGGATTAAATCCTGATTGAGTAGGTGTGAGTGTATATTTGCATCATAGCTGATTTGATTAGGGCCCTTACGTGGTGAGATCTTATAATGGTCTAAGCACTCTTTTTACAATGCATGTCCCATGTGAAGATGATACTGCTCtcattgtatttatttaatgagatattaaatgaaaaaaaaaaatgtttcaaaTCAGATGGTGAAAGACTGATAATTTCTGGATATCTTGGCTGGAATGCTTGATAAAAAAATCACAGATGTGGCTAGTGATGTTTGTTAACTCTATATCTTGTAATGTACAAACATATACTACTAAGCTTCAAGTTTTTCATCCATGGACACAAGTTGcaagccttcctcttcttctgtaGTTGCGGTTGGTTTGTTTGTCAACATGTTTGATGGAATCAAAATTTCTGATTGATCGTCTTTAGGGATgagaaatatcaaacccaatGTTGCAATTCTCAGTAAGTTCCTAATGAGAAGTGCAAGCCACAGGTTAGTGAAATCTGTCCTTGTTACGTGCAACACATGAAGAACCAGGCCACCACCCCACTTGTTTGTGAGGCCGCCAAAACTGTCGATGCACATCAAGAGGGCGAAGAATGTCCCTTCGATCCCTACAGGGCAAAGCCTTGTGCTAAGCACCATCATTGGCATCCACCTTATCCTTGATATGATTCTAGATACACATTCCTCTGTGATTACAAAGAAATAGTCAGGGATCCCAAGTTTTAGATTCCACCGGAGGACGAAGATGAGGTCGAGCATGCCGGAGGTGCCATAGAGAAGTTGGGCAAAGAAGAGCAGGTTTCTGAAGGGAAAGTCTTTCAAAAGCTTGTGGTAGATTAAGACCCCTACAATGGAGGCCATTGCACCAATTGCATATATCACTCCAACAAACTCCTGCATCGATCATCAAGTAAAATCTTGGTAAAAATTAAGACCCCTCTTGGGTTCAGTTTTCGGGTAAATATAAACTACCTGACCCCTACTATTATTGGCAACATTTATGCTTGTGTTTGGAtgtagagaaagaaagaaagacctGAGAGAAATGAGGGCCAGCTTTTGCTTGGGTAAACCAATAGAACTGTCCTTCAGAAGTGCTGATACTGACGGCCAAAGACAGATACATATAAAGAGTAGGTTTCCACACTTTAGGGCACTTAATGGCTTTGTACATGTCAATCATCGCTCCCCCTACTTTCTCTGTCGCCTACAAGACACAAAACACAACCGCAGATTTTGGACTAAATCCAGGTTCAACATGAACCGCTGATTTAATAAATTTATGGCAATAGATTGCTGTATGGTTGTGTAGCGCCTGCATCAGCGTGGGGCCAATGAAAGGACATGCAGGGGCATCAACGtaaatgccatttttttttttggggaggggggggtgggggttgggttGGGAGGGGAGGGTGGTACTTTCGACTGTGAGTTCTTATCTCTCCAAGCAGTTTATTACTAAAGATTACAAGGTTGTGGGCTCAAGGTAATCCATCAATGTTTATAGATGGGAACCATAACTGGCCCACCATGGTTTTAGAACTCGGATTGGTCAATTTGACTCAGAATTGACCTGAACTGATTCTGCTGGACAAGTCAGGCCGAGTCCAGCCGACTCGGACCTATTCCAGATTGGTTCAGGTCAATCTCGGGTCGATATTAAAATAGAATCAGATCGATCGGAATTCGAGCTTTTAAACCTTGCTGGTCACTCAAGTACTTGGACTTTGGATTAGACCCCATGATGACCAAAGTGCCCTTCTTAGGtttgaaggaagaaaagaaggcaTACATAATTACCAAAGTACCCTTCTGAGGTTTGACGGAAGAAAAGAAGGCAAACCCTAACAAATTAGTAGCCAAATATACCTTCTTCTGCTCACAAGGGATTTTATTTCTGGATTCATAAATGAAGAAACCCAGTGCCACCAGTAGTACAGCAGGCATTGCTAGAATTCCCAATGATTCCTTccaaaaatcacaaacaaacacATACAATGATACCCAATTCAAGTAACATGGATCAGTCTAAGATAAATAATTcacaattttgaaaaaaaaaacacaaagaaagcaAACCTGAGCCCCCAAGTGATGAACAGACAAGCCACTTGTGGAATACCCAATCAAGGCACCAACAGATGAGCAGAACATACAGAGACTCTGCATATCCGGCGCTAATCCCGGAATCTCTTTACTATTCCTTGCAATACAAGCATCAATCATCACATCGGCGATTGATACTCCGGCAGAAACCCCAATGAGGCATAGCAATGCCATGAGAACAGATAATTTAGCAGAAACAGCAACAGTAAGTGCTGAAGCAAACCCAAGAATACCAGCAATGATGAAGTAAGGTCGGCGTTGGTAACCTCTGATAGGGAAGACATCTGTGAGTAATCCCCAAATGGGTTTCATCAACCATGGAATGTAATAAAGTCCAATAAAGAGTTGAACTGCTGAGGGTTGTACCCTTTGAACATCTTTCCAATAGTAATCTGAGACAACCCTGAAGAATGCACCTGAGAAACCTTGGCTTACACCATAGACTAAGACAACTCCAATCACAAAAGTTGTGTTGAGTTCTTTGCATAACATATTGAGCCATTGAAAGGGTTCATGGATAATGTTGAGGAATCTGGTAGTTGCAGCTTCTGGATGGTTTTGATCAGGCAGAGGATCAGagaaatgatgatgatgatagaaCTTCTCTGATGATGTATCTTTGGTGAGTGGTTTGGTTTCTGAGGAATCCATTTTTTGTGTTTAACACAGATCTAACTAGCTAGGTTTGAGAGCTTAAACAAAAGCTTTCTTCATCATTTCCCAAATAATGGAGAtggtaaagaaaagaaaagatttgaCAAGTCAAcgttttgttaatttttttggaATAAAGATTTGAAGTTTCCCTCCTTAAAGAATGGAAGAAGCATTTTTCTATTACAGAGCTTACGCATGCCTCCTTTGTTTACTACAATTAAAAAGAGCTACTTGAGGTGGTCATCTCTCAAATCCAACCAAATGCAGCAGGACTATTTCATTCATATCTGGTGGAGTGAAGAACTGGTTcaagctctctctccctctctgtgtTAATGGGACAAATCAAGATTAGACTGTATGTGCATGTGTGCACGTGTGTGTTAATTAAAGacctaaaaataataatatatgttaagggagaatgttctctgtgttgggggcgtaggctgcgctcagacatatggggtgggcgcaatgactaCCTTgccccccctgagtggcaggcccatgtgtctaggcgcagcctgcactgcggcacagagaacatgagcccataTTTTAATTTCCATGTTAATCAAAATTAAGAGCAGGTCATATTTTTCctacaagattttttttttgtatatttctCAATGCTAgtgctttttctttcttaaataaTGTTATTCTCTCACACTTTCTATGAGAAACAAAATCCATAAAAAGCTCTATTTGTTTAAATAGAATATTTTGCAAGAATTATCTATAAGAAAAAGTTTTCTTCGaccgtggctgaaggaaaaaTACATCCAGGTCATAAATGCTGTGGATCCCTTTAGTATGAAGTTAATAATACCCCTACCGTTCAATGTGGGAGAAGGAAATCTATTGCTTCCTATCTTTAAAGCAAAAGGATACTGAGGAATGGTTTTTGGTGTAGGAGTCCACATAACCAAGCTATGGTTAAGTGTCTccttttgccatgtggtagATCTGAGTGAACTGAAATTTTATGGGTAATAGACCATAAAGTCCCTCGctcacatgttaaatttcaaaCCAAGCAAAGTTGACCATGAAAAACAAATCATTGAAAAATATAGGAATTTGGCTTGGGGTGCATGGAAGTACATGGAAGGATATGACATTACACATAAGAGTTAATTAAGGGCTTCAAATGGTCGGCTCGGTCTAGTTTCAATCaattcttcagttttttttttaacgtatAAAGTCAGACCAAGAtcacaaaaatcaaatcaaagccGATAACTATTAGTCTGGACTCAGTGtttcatatataaataaatattgaaaTTTATCAATTTTTTCCCCCCCAAACTGTCGGTTTCAATATCTTatggttaaaaataaaaaaaattactgaaCAGGTGGGGAGTTGGGTCGGTTCAATAGGATATGATTTTTGACACTCCTAggataatgattataaaaagTGATTAAAATAGTGGTGTTAGGGTTACTCATACAATTGCACCCACAGAAGACACCAAAACCCCCAACAAATAGCTGGATTCTTTGAACATGGATCATGTACGTGTTGGTGAACGTATATCTCAGAAccaatcacatgtttattttgttttcataaatacccctcatccccttgtaaatgacaaaataGGACAGATGGTTGCCTCTTACATGTAtgtgcagaggaaccgaactcgaTTCTTTTCCTTAATCAGTCATGCCCAAATATGAATTATGCTTCTTTGTCATGGAtaattagaaaaaagaaaaagaaagaaaagaaagaccaATAGTAGAGGAAGCACAAATTTTCAAcaaagatgatttttttttgagcaaatatatatatttttccatTGAAAGGAATGAGGCATTTTTCCAATCCTTGATCTAATTGGATTCAGTCTTACTTTGATTCATTCCTAATCTGATTTATATACAACCCTAGAACAATGTCAAGTTGGAGCAGATTTGGTCAGATATGATATGACCTAAGCTTGATCAAATTACATCAGGTTAATATTAATCACTCAATTATCTAGGCAGGTTGGGTGATGAATTAGGCCTCATTGGTCTTGTCTTTGGTTGGAAGATCAAAGTAAAAAGTTGACAAGCAGTAGTATAGTACAAAGTTGAAAGCTTCATCACCTACTTTAAGCACCAAACATACCCATCAACAATAGGGGCCAGCAATAAAAATCATACTCCTAATCATgaggttgagaaagaaaatcaaaagggaaCAGAACTCTTTATTCTTTCATTATATTGCCCATATAACAGTTACAACATTATACATATTCTGCACTTATTGTAAGATACATTCCtctacaaccccccccccctttccatCTTAAAATTTTCAGACTGTTACATACAGGCCTTGTGTGAACTAAAAGTATAAGATTATGGATCCGGTGTGAAATCAAATTCTGATACAATCAACAAGGCAAATCCAACAGGATCAAGCACCCAGAATACACAGCAATGATAAATTCCACCTTGTAGTAATCTCTCCCATCATTTCCTTCAGCAGGAGCCTCTAGACCTCTAAGATACAAAAACAATGACAGGATGTTCACTTTCTTCAGCATGTAGGACAGTAAACCAGTTGGGAAACACCCTTaaacttgaaagttgaaacaacctTTCCTTGTTAATTTAAGTACTAGATTGGGGAAAATCTACAAAAAAATCCTCCTGGACACATCACTGAATGCAAAATCACCAAGGCATCAATGAACTGAGTTGGTCATTCCTTGGATAACAGTCTCCTCTACCTTCTCACGTCACTTGGTGAATGTTACAGCAAAACACAAGTTTTCTTTAAAAAGAGCCTGATATTGGGCCAGCCTTTCTCCCAACCTATACACTGCGTGTCACTTCCGTCTCCTTTCCCGTCCATTATGTTCAGCCTGATTCTTAGTGATCCATAATCTAGTTATTCTCGTGAAAGTATCAGAGAATTTTTCACACCCCACACTGGGACCAGCACTTCTTCAATCCCCTACATGTGTGTCCTGTTTTGTGAGACGAGGAACTTCACTAATCTGTCAGTTGAAAAAATATGGAGACTTCAGAACTTCTCTCAAATCGAAATTGCCTGTGTCTGGAAGGGGAGGAAATGACAATGTTGGATATGATGTCTGGAAGCTTTCTAGCAACTGAGAACAGTTAGAAACGGATTTGGaatcagtaaaaaaaaaaaaaaaagtgtcttGGGTCATTGGTGGCCACAAAACACAAATACGCTTCAACTCAGACACGTTTATCATGCTAATGAAAACTAAATTGGAAAATGCTTACTTTCTCAAGTACAGGCATGCTGTAAAGCTCAACAAATTTTTCCCTGAGGATCTGATTCATTTTGTCCACATCACATGCATGTGTCCAGAAGGAGTCATGAACTCCTGCAACAGATTTTTGTGGAGGTAAGGGATTCTTATTCTGTTAAGTGTTGTATTAGGTTTTTTAAGCAGAAGATTACAAAGCAGGATGGAACATGTGTATGTGTGGGCGGCTATAGTTTCCTTTCTTCTATGAGAGGGTAGAATCTATGAGCCTAAAAATCTTCTCTACCACTGTTATTAGGGGTTTATTTTAAGACATTACAAGTGCGATATTACAAAATGACAAGGCATTACAAGTGCGATAGTACAAAATGATAAGGCATTACAAGTGTGATAGTACGAATCACAAGGATGGGAGGAAATAGAATTGCCAAAA
The nucleotide sequence above comes from Telopea speciosissima isolate NSW1024214 ecotype Mountain lineage chromosome 3, Tspe_v1, whole genome shotgun sequence. Encoded proteins:
- the LOC122656573 gene encoding probable folate-biopterin transporter 6, coding for MDSSETKPLTKDTSSEKFYHHHHFSDPLPDQNHPEAATTRFLNIIHEPFQWLNMLCKELNTTFVIGVVLVYGVSQGFSGAFFRVVSDYYWKDVQRVQPSAVQLFIGLYYIPWLMKPIWGLLTDVFPIRGYQRRPYFIIAGILGFASALTVAVSAKLSVLMALLCLIGVSAGVSIADVMIDACIARNSKEIPGLAPDMQSLCMFCSSVGALIGYSTSGLSVHHLGAQESLGILAMPAVLLVALGFFIYESRNKIPCEQKKATEKVGGAMIDMYKAIKCPKVWKPTLYMYLSLAVSISTSEGQFYWFTQAKAGPHFSQEFVGVIYAIGAMASIVGVLIYHKLLKDFPFRNLLFFAQLLYGTSGMLDLIFVLRWNLKLGIPDYFFVITEECVSRIISRIRWMPMMVLSTRLCPVGIEGTFFALLMCIDSFGGLTNKWGGGLVLHVLHVTRTDFTNLWLALLIRNLLRIATLGLIFLIPKDDQSEILIPSNMLTNKPTATTEEEEGLQLVSMDEKLEA